Proteins found in one Quercus robur chromosome 2, dhQueRobu3.1, whole genome shotgun sequence genomic segment:
- the LOC126703754 gene encoding uncharacterized protein LOC126703754 — MEQAILDGLQNLQLTKEEEEDIQVTIQDRADLLEECALSLFGKLQSDRQQNQRALKSTLRAVWKMGSDFRIVEVGNGILQFKFSSQYQMEWVERNGPWNFDNNLLLLCRWKKGLSAANIVFTHSPFWVQVWGLPFELMAEETGRDIGSRIGNYLETDRRSWQMDQAKFMRVRVALQLDKPLRRGGYVTNLEKKRMWVTFKYERLPSVCYGCGKIGHDERHCATPPNDRTAERQYGDWIRANGIHKASQGREKSNKSDSYPSRNESGRPGSPLGTNGTNDPTANSSDGDQRSRGNQGLENNDSVGELGVAELTRSQAVG, encoded by the coding sequence ATGGAGCAAGCAATTCTTGATGGGTTACAAAATCTACAGCTTACTAAGGAGGAAGAAGAGGACATTCAAGTCACAATACAAGATAGAGCAGATCTTCTTGAAGAATGCGCCCTCAGTCTTTTTGGAAAGCTTCAGTCGGACAGACAACAGAATCAACGTGCTCTTAAGAGCACACTCAGAGCGGTTTGGAAGATGGGATCAGATTTTAGGATTGTTGAAGTGGGTAATGGTATACTACAGTTTAAGTTCAGTTCACAATATCAGATGGAATGGGTTGAAAGAAATGGTCCATGGAATTTTGACAATAATCTACTCCTCCTATGTCGTTGGAAAAAAGGTCTTTCTGCAGCAAATATTGTGTTCACGCATTCACCCTTTTGGGTCCAGGTATGGGGGCTTCCCTTTGAGTTAATGGCAGAAGAAACAGGGAGGGATATTGGGAGCAGAATAGGCAACTATCTTGAAACAGACAGAAGATCATGGCAGATGGATCAGGCCAAATTTATGAGAGTCCGAGTGGCCCTGCAACTAGATAAACCACTTCGTAGAGGTGGGTATGTTAcaaacttggaaaaaaaaagaatgtggGTCACTTTCAAATATGAAAGACTCCCATCTGTCTGTTATGGTTGCGGCAAGATTGGCCATGATGAGAGACACTGTGCAACGCCACCAAATGATCGAACAGCTGAACGCCAATATGGAGACTGGATTCGGGCAAATGGGATTCACAAAGCGAGTCAAGGAAGAGAAAAATCTAATAAGTCCGATAGCTACCCTTCAAGGAATGAAAGTGGAAGACCTGGATCACCACTGGGAACGAACGGCACGAATGATCCAACGGCTAACAGCAGTGATGGGGATCAACGTTCAAGAGGAAATCAGGGGCTTGAAAACAATGACAGCGTAGGTGAGCTAGGTGTGGCTGAGTTGACAAGGAGTCAGGCGGTAGGTTAG